From the Pseudoalteromonas tunicata genome, one window contains:
- the djlA gene encoding co-chaperone DjlA has protein sequence MWGKVLGTIFGFLFGRWLGAILGFYLGHMFDRSIKQNFDKVGGFQSLFKGEEVSERQALFFYTCFSVMGHIAKSNGRVSEIHIKAAGVFMDEMQLQGESRQEAQDAFRAGKSNDFAYKETLDEFKQRFRGRFDLLQLFLEIQIQMAFCDGVLSDNEKALLQQAAKTLGFSSSHFAFILKRYQAEFKFNQQRQQFHGKYNNQQRQTSNAQSAMDREQALAVLGVSQDANAAEIKKAYRKLMGQHHPDKLVSQGLPQHLMEVAKRKSQDIQAAYEYLKKNPA, from the coding sequence ATGTGGGGTAAGGTACTTGGCACTATTTTTGGCTTTTTGTTTGGCCGTTGGCTTGGGGCTATTTTAGGTTTTTATCTCGGCCATATGTTTGACCGTTCGATAAAACAAAATTTTGATAAAGTGGGGGGCTTTCAATCGCTGTTTAAAGGCGAAGAAGTGAGTGAACGCCAAGCGTTATTTTTTTATACCTGTTTTTCGGTAATGGGCCACATAGCTAAATCGAATGGTCGAGTGAGTGAAATTCATATCAAAGCCGCAGGTGTTTTTATGGATGAAATGCAACTGCAAGGCGAAAGTCGTCAAGAAGCGCAAGATGCATTTCGAGCTGGTAAAAGTAATGATTTTGCCTATAAAGAAACACTTGATGAATTTAAGCAGCGCTTTCGTGGTCGGTTTGATTTGTTGCAGTTATTTCTAGAAATTCAAATTCAAATGGCTTTTTGTGATGGCGTATTATCTGATAACGAAAAAGCGTTATTGCAGCAAGCAGCTAAAACCTTAGGGTTTTCAAGTAGTCATTTTGCATTTATTTTAAAACGTTATCAGGCTGAATTTAAGTTTAATCAACAGCGTCAGCAATTTCATGGCAAGTATAATAATCAGCAGCGTCAAACGAGCAATGCTCAATCAGCAATGGATCGCGAGCAAGCGCTTGCGGTGCTTGGTGTGAGCCAAGATGCGAATGCAGCTGAAATCAAAAAAGCATATCGTAAATTGATGGGACAACATCACCCTGATAAATTAGTATCACAAGGGTTACCGCAACATTTAATGGAAGTAGCGAAACGAAAAAGCCAAGATATTCAAGCTGCTTATGAGTATTTGAAAAAAAATCCTGCTTAG
- a CDS encoding DUF3530 family protein, whose product MRYLLLLIWSLNLFAAQALEIKAPDSLESIFQQDQFHYYRGDEIKMVLAGETEFATLFRDRTSAMAKGIVILMPDWQLPANNYYGLDSLRKTLNQYGWVSYAMNIPDPIAFYQQEIKADNTLFHAPDAERLDSDALNAYQLQLMSRFKAVYQTALGHPGFIIVIAQGATSTLLVDYFAKTPEEEVDALIFLSSYLPDRAKNELLNQNFAKVKPPVLDIFSTADSSLVKETLSQRKIIATREHKLNYRQRELFNSQTSPQQQARLTKEIYGFLTKSGL is encoded by the coding sequence GTGCGATACCTATTGTTGTTAATTTGGAGTCTTAATCTTTTTGCTGCACAGGCGTTAGAGATAAAAGCACCTGACTCACTTGAAAGTATTTTCCAACAAGACCAATTTCATTATTACCGTGGTGATGAAATTAAAATGGTGCTTGCCGGTGAAACTGAATTTGCTACTTTATTTCGCGACCGTACTTCTGCTATGGCCAAAGGCATCGTCATTTTAATGCCTGACTGGCAATTACCTGCAAATAATTATTATGGCCTAGACTCGCTGCGCAAAACCTTAAATCAATATGGTTGGGTAAGTTACGCCATGAACATTCCTGATCCTATCGCTTTTTATCAACAAGAAATAAAGGCTGATAACACCCTTTTTCATGCTCCTGACGCTGAGCGACTTGATTCCGATGCGCTCAACGCATATCAGTTACAACTTATGAGCCGTTTTAAAGCTGTGTATCAAACAGCCCTCGGCCATCCGGGGTTTATTATCGTAATTGCTCAAGGCGCAACCTCAACATTATTAGTCGATTATTTTGCAAAAACCCCCGAAGAAGAAGTGGATGCGCTGATCTTTTTGAGTAGCTATTTACCTGATCGCGCTAAAAATGAATTACTTAATCAAAATTTCGCCAAGGTAAAACCGCCCGTGCTTGATATTTTCAGCACCGCAGATAGCAGCTTAGTAAAAGAGACACTGTCTCAACGAAAAATCATAGCAACGCGTGAACATAAATTAAATTATCGCCAACGCGAGTTATTTAACAGTCAAACAAGCCCGCAACAACAGGCTCGTTTAACAAAAGAAATTTATGGCTTTTTAACTAAATCAGGCTTGTAG
- the rluA gene encoding bifunctional tRNA pseudouridine(32) synthase/23S rRNA pseudouridine(746) synthase RluA: MLLNYSPPMSPYLEIIYQDEDLLILNKPSGLLTVPGKDPLHADCLEKRAQRVFPTAKIVHRLDMATSGLICLALNKAAHSHVSRQFQDRKTQKRYIARVFGKLTPETGSVDLPLICDWPNRPKQMVNFEYGKPSLTHWQVLNYEEHATRVALTPITGRSHQLRVHMLSQGHVILGDKLYAHPEAFQMASRLQLHAEWLAITHPVTAQALEFTAPCPF; the protein is encoded by the coding sequence TTGTTACTAAACTACTCCCCCCCAATGTCTCCATATCTTGAAATTATTTATCAAGATGAAGACCTTTTAATCTTAAATAAACCAAGTGGTTTGCTCACTGTGCCGGGCAAAGATCCATTACATGCCGACTGCCTTGAAAAACGAGCCCAGCGAGTATTTCCAACCGCAAAAATCGTGCATCGCCTCGATATGGCCACATCTGGGCTTATTTGTTTAGCACTTAACAAAGCTGCCCACAGCCATGTCAGCCGCCAATTTCAAGACCGAAAAACACAAAAGCGTTATATTGCTCGTGTATTTGGCAAACTAACGCCCGAAACAGGTTCTGTTGATTTACCCCTTATTTGTGATTGGCCTAACCGTCCAAAACAAATGGTTAACTTTGAATATGGCAAACCGTCACTTACTCATTGGCAAGTGCTCAATTACGAAGAACATGCCACACGAGTTGCGTTAACGCCTATTACAGGGCGCTCACATCAACTTCGGGTCCACATGTTATCGCAAGGCCATGTTATTTTAGGAGACAAGCTCTATGCTCACCCTGAAGCATTTCAAATGGCCAGCCGCTTACAATTACATGCCGAGTGGCTTGCAATTACGCACCCAGTAACAGCTCAAGCATTAGAGTTTACTGCACCGTGCCCTTTTTAA
- the rapA gene encoding RNA polymerase-associated protein RapA, protein MNFSLGQRWISDTESDLGLGTVVAVEGRNVTILFPATGDNRLYSIQEAPVTRVVFNPGDKIRSIDEWELLVDSCTEQNGILCYHGTRVDTDEPAQLKETFLDHFIKFNHPQDRLFAGQIDRFERFTLRYQTWQHQHQNQQSSLRGLVGPRASLIPHQLYIAEEVGKRFAPRVLLSDEVGLGKTIEAGMIIHQQLLSGRANRILIVVPENLQHQWLVEMLRRFNLKFSIFDEERCTEAYADSFNPFETEQLVLVSLEFITKKKTWFEKATMADWDLLVVDEAHHLRFDKNKPSTEYLRIEALSQDIKGLILLTATPEQLGHESHFARLKLLDPDRFYDYDAFVEEESHYKEVADAANQLLAEQNITAQAQETLEGLLSHTNITELLAKVSQGDEQARKEILSQLLDRHGTGRILFRNSRSGICGFPERKLSAHPMTMPKQYQTAMSVMGNLGGSPSAEKRALRALFPEQIYQEFEGGSATWAKFDPRVDWLIDKLLELKREKVLVICAHAQTALTLEQELREREAIKAAVFHEGMSIIERDRAAAFFASEDNAAQVLLCSEIGSEGRNFQFAHTLVLFDLPLNPDLLEQRIGRLDRIGQTEDVQIHVPYFANTAQEVLYRWYHEGINGFEHTSSTGQLLYQQFSEELLELIATHNCDEDELDPLLEQVEKQNKVLKNKMEQGRDRLLELHSSGQGRAEQLVEAIAARDNETHLAMFMIKIFDVFGVNQDDKGENSIVLHPSEHMLVPSFPCLKDDGITVTFDRETALAQEDIHFISWDHPMVQGAMELIADDNFGSSSVALLKNKKLPAGTFFVELIYIAEATAPNSLQIGRFLPPTPIRILLDKSGNNLAANVGFEGFNQQLSAVGRQTGSKLVNALQPQIHSLITTAQGLAEQQMQALKTSAQANMEVALADEVARLTALKQCNPNIREEEIRFFVKQQNDLAQHIDKTQLKLDAIRLIVVSH, encoded by the coding sequence ATGAATTTTTCCTTAGGTCAGCGTTGGATTAGTGATACTGAATCAGATTTAGGGCTAGGTACGGTTGTTGCGGTTGAAGGCCGTAACGTTACTATACTTTTTCCAGCCACAGGCGATAACCGCCTTTATTCCATTCAAGAAGCGCCTGTAACGCGTGTTGTATTTAATCCAGGGGATAAAATTCGTTCTATCGATGAGTGGGAGTTGTTAGTTGACTCTTGCACTGAACAAAATGGTATTTTGTGTTATCACGGTACTCGTGTTGATACCGATGAGCCGGCACAATTAAAAGAAACTTTTTTAGATCATTTCATCAAATTTAACCACCCACAAGACCGTTTATTTGCAGGGCAAATTGACCGCTTTGAACGCTTTACTTTGCGTTATCAAACTTGGCAGCACCAGCATCAAAATCAACAATCCTCTTTGCGTGGCTTAGTTGGTCCTCGCGCGAGCCTAATCCCGCATCAGCTTTATATTGCTGAAGAAGTCGGCAAACGCTTTGCACCAAGAGTATTACTCTCTGACGAAGTAGGTTTAGGTAAAACTATCGAAGCTGGCATGATCATCCACCAGCAACTATTAAGCGGACGAGCAAATCGTATTTTGATTGTGGTGCCTGAAAACCTTCAGCATCAGTGGTTAGTTGAAATGCTGCGCCGTTTTAACTTAAAGTTTTCGATTTTTGATGAAGAGCGCTGTACCGAAGCGTATGCCGATTCATTTAATCCTTTTGAAACAGAACAGCTCGTTTTAGTAAGCCTTGAATTCATCACCAAGAAAAAAACCTGGTTTGAAAAAGCAACCATGGCAGATTGGGACTTACTAGTGGTTGATGAAGCGCATCACTTACGTTTTGACAAAAATAAACCAAGCACCGAATACCTGCGCATCGAAGCGCTCAGCCAAGATATTAAAGGCCTTATTTTATTAACTGCAACGCCTGAACAACTTGGTCACGAAAGCCATTTTGCCCGGTTAAAACTGCTTGATCCCGATCGTTTTTATGATTACGACGCCTTTGTTGAAGAAGAAAGCCATTACAAAGAAGTAGCCGATGCCGCCAATCAACTATTGGCTGAGCAAAACATAACAGCACAAGCTCAAGAAACTCTTGAAGGCTTGTTATCGCACACAAACATTACCGAGTTATTAGCCAAAGTATCGCAAGGTGATGAACAAGCACGTAAAGAAATATTATCTCAACTACTCGATCGCCACGGTACAGGTCGCATTTTATTTAGAAATAGCCGTTCGGGCATTTGTGGTTTCCCAGAGCGAAAACTCAGTGCTCACCCAATGACCATGCCAAAACAGTACCAAACGGCTATGTCAGTGATGGGCAACTTAGGTGGATCACCAAGTGCCGAAAAAAGAGCGCTTCGCGCCCTTTTCCCTGAGCAAATTTATCAAGAATTTGAAGGCGGTAGCGCTACATGGGCTAAATTCGACCCACGAGTCGATTGGCTGATTGATAAATTGTTAGAGTTAAAACGCGAAAAAGTACTAGTAATTTGCGCCCATGCACAAACAGCTTTAACTCTTGAGCAAGAGTTACGTGAACGCGAAGCCATTAAAGCGGCCGTTTTCCATGAAGGCATGAGCATTATTGAACGTGACCGCGCAGCAGCATTTTTTGCCAGCGAAGATAATGCAGCTCAAGTTTTACTGTGTTCTGAAATTGGCTCTGAAGGACGTAACTTCCAATTTGCCCATACCTTAGTATTGTTTGATTTACCACTTAATCCCGATTTATTAGAGCAACGTATCGGCCGCTTAGACCGTATTGGTCAAACCGAAGATGTGCAAATTCATGTGCCATATTTTGCTAATACCGCACAAGAAGTCTTGTATCGCTGGTATCACGAAGGGATCAATGGTTTTGAGCATACCTCAAGCACAGGCCAATTACTGTATCAGCAATTCTCAGAAGAATTACTTGAACTTATTGCGACTCACAATTGTGATGAAGACGAACTCGACCCATTACTTGAGCAAGTTGAAAAGCAAAACAAAGTGCTGAAAAACAAAATGGAACAAGGGCGCGACCGTTTGTTAGAGCTACATTCAAGTGGTCAAGGCCGTGCTGAACAATTAGTTGAAGCCATTGCAGCTCGTGATAACGAAACACATTTGGCGATGTTTATGATCAAGATTTTTGACGTATTTGGTGTCAATCAAGATGATAAAGGCGAAAACAGCATTGTACTGCACCCCAGTGAGCACATGTTAGTGCCGTCATTCCCATGCTTAAAAGACGATGGCATTACGGTTACCTTTGACCGTGAAACTGCACTTGCGCAAGAAGACATTCACTTTATTTCATGGGATCACCCTATGGTACAAGGTGCGATGGAGTTGATTGCCGATGATAACTTTGGCTCAAGCTCAGTGGCATTACTGAAAAACAAAAAGCTGCCTGCAGGCACCTTTTTTGTTGAGCTGATTTATATTGCCGAAGCAACAGCACCTAATTCGCTGCAAATTGGTCGTTTTTTACCACCAACACCGATTCGTATTTTGCTCGATAAATCAGGTAATAATCTTGCAGCGAATGTCGGCTTTGAAGGATTTAACCAACAACTTTCAGCTGTTGGTCGCCAAACGGGTAGTAAACTTGTCAATGCACTACAACCGCAAATTCATAGCTTAATTACCACAGCACAAGGTTTGGCAGAGCAACAAATGCAAGCTCTCAAAACAAGCGCACAAGCGAATATGGAAGTCGCGCTTGCTGATGAAGTTGCTCGTTTGACCGCTCTCAAACAATGTAATCCAAATATCCGCGAGGAAGAAATTAGGTTTTTTGTGAAGCAGCAAAATGATTTAGCCCAACACATCGATAAAACCCAGCTCAAATTAGACGCTATCCGTTTAATTGTTGTGTCTCACTAA
- a CDS encoding PhoH family protein: MGKMQTDEKKMYVLDTNVLLHEPLAFLSFEEHDVIIPMTVLEELDHIKDRKKDVSRDARVAIRSLEGILHNATPEQMIDGVALPSTSVDTRAQNGKLIIVNDHLFAEEISGLPGNENDHRIINSAVHLQNQHPDVKVVLVTKDINMRLKAKGAGLKFVEDYRTDQLIDDISLLSSGYKKFSGDFWQTVGQCKSDQDGRELHHTVTKDLIGEVFINEYLIDETGHFAARVESFTDTDVTLLDLGHERLMSRMAWGVRPKNIYQAMAMNALLDTHMDLVILTGPAGCGKTLLALACALELVIEQGIYDKVIVTRNTPEIAESIGYLPGTEEEKMAPWLAAITDSLEVLHKSDQNPVSSRNYIMEKANIQFKSVNFMRGRSIQNAIVILDESQNLTAAQLKTIITRCGEGTKLICSGNLAQIDSNYLTPVTSGLTYLVERFKNFEGSATVNLNGVVRSRLAAFAEENL, from the coding sequence ATGGGAAAAATGCAAACAGACGAAAAAAAAATGTATGTACTTGATACTAACGTACTCCTCCACGAACCTCTCGCTTTTTTATCTTTTGAAGAACACGATGTAATCATCCCCATGACGGTATTAGAAGAACTCGATCATATTAAAGATCGCAAAAAGGATGTCAGTCGTGATGCACGTGTTGCAATTCGCTCTTTAGAAGGTATTTTGCATAACGCGACTCCTGAACAGATGATTGATGGGGTGGCGCTGCCAAGTACTAGCGTAGATACTCGAGCGCAAAATGGTAAATTGATCATTGTGAATGATCATTTATTTGCTGAAGAAATTTCAGGGTTACCGGGCAATGAAAATGATCATCGTATTATCAATAGTGCTGTGCATCTGCAAAATCAGCATCCAGATGTCAAAGTGGTGCTTGTCACCAAAGATATCAATATGCGTCTTAAAGCCAAAGGAGCTGGACTTAAATTTGTTGAAGATTATCGGACTGATCAACTTATAGATGACATAAGTTTGCTTAGCTCAGGTTATAAAAAATTTAGTGGTGATTTTTGGCAAACTGTGGGGCAGTGTAAAAGCGATCAAGATGGGCGAGAACTACACCATACGGTGACCAAAGATTTAATTGGTGAAGTCTTTATTAATGAATATTTAATTGATGAGACGGGGCACTTTGCTGCTCGAGTTGAGTCGTTTACAGATACAGATGTGACCTTGCTTGATTTAGGCCATGAGCGACTGATGTCTCGTATGGCATGGGGGGTTAGGCCTAAAAATATTTATCAGGCAATGGCGATGAATGCATTGCTCGATACTCATATGGACTTGGTGATTTTAACCGGTCCCGCTGGCTGCGGTAAAACCTTACTTGCATTGGCCTGCGCGCTTGAGCTTGTAATTGAGCAAGGTATTTACGATAAAGTCATTGTGACGCGAAATACGCCAGAGATTGCTGAATCAATTGGCTATTTACCCGGTACCGAAGAAGAAAAAATGGCGCCTTGGCTTGCTGCAATCACCGACTCACTCGAGGTGCTACATAAAAGCGACCAAAATCCGGTTTCAAGTCGCAACTACATTATGGAAAAAGCGAATATTCAGTTTAAGTCGGTTAACTTTATGCGTGGACGTAGCATTCAAAATGCAATAGTGATTTTAGATGAAAGCCAAAACCTCACAGCGGCGCAACTTAAAACCATTATTACCCGCTGTGGCGAAGGTACAAAACTGATCTGCTCTGGTAACTTGGCACAAATAGACAGTAATTACCTAACACCGGTTACATCAGGGTTAACTTATTTGGTTGAGCGCTTTAAAAACTTTGAAGGCAGTGCCACGGTTAACTTAAATGGAGTTGTACGTAGCCGTTTAGCGGCATTCGCTGAAGAAAATTTATAA